Proteins from a genomic interval of uncultured Methanocorpusculum sp.:
- a CDS encoding DUF2109 domain-containing protein, translating to MIVEGICVVIAAYCAIRAVFEPKTLKKMPYLNVMNFAVAGVIVLLMPYPITIVAAIAYFIGSTLESNAIASTFALLEEQ from the coding sequence ATGATCGTTGAGGGAATATGTGTGGTCATCGCAGCATACTGTGCGATTCGTGCCGTTTTCGAGCCGAAAACGCTGAAAAAAATGCCGTATCTCAACGTGATGAACTTCGCCGTGGCCGGAGTGATTGTTCTGCTGATGCCGTATCCAATAACGATAGTTGCGGCAATTGCCTATTTCATCGGTTCGACTCTTGAATCGAACGCCATAGCAAGTACCTTTGCCCTGCTGGAGGAACAATGA
- a CDS encoding DUF1959 family protein produces MKLIYERDLAPMKLTSLNGVRQNAVTLALSKRLGISRQRMRKILIEKCDLMTLENLGPRYDAAEIQAESDEVGDVLSLPHLSTATGILSKQRADHYRSLAMEKDADLSEIRRAILEEIS; encoded by the coding sequence ATGAAACTTATCTATGAACGGGATCTCGCTCCCATGAAACTCACATCGCTCAACGGGGTCAGGCAGAACGCCGTGACGCTTGCACTTTCGAAACGGCTTGGTATTTCCCGCCAGCGTATGCGGAAGATCCTGATCGAGAAGTGCGATCTGATGACACTGGAAAATCTCGGACCCCGTTATGACGCGGCCGAGATACAGGCCGAGTCAGATGAGGTCGGAGATGTTCTTTCCCTGCCCCATCTTTCAACAGCCACGGGGATCCTTTCAAAGCAACGGGCCGATCATTACCGTTCCCTGGCCATGGAAAAGGATGCCGATCTTTCCGAGATACGCCGGGCAATTCTGGAGGAGATATCATGA
- a CDS encoding ribose 1,5-bisphosphate isomerase: MSINDTADKIISMEIRGAGKIAQEAVSALRDHAETLPRTGDVSIFIREMEQATGILLATRPTAVSLPNAIQIVMRDVRSSKNEEAARRNLREKANEFIWSSRTALDRISVMGANHIPDGSVIMTHCNSSAALGSIIEAKRQGKDIEVYATEVRPWNQGRITIKTLNEHEIPTTYIVDSAARTMMKEVDLVIVGADAITVNGAVVNKIGTSQIALCAHEARKNVIVTAETYKFAPRTILGERIQIEERPTDEVLPDDIAAGLPFVRIKNPVFDVTPAEYIDLIITEAGAIPPHLAFTIMREYLGWGLDELQNQFLSLEKD, from the coding sequence ATGAGCATCAACGACACAGCCGACAAAATCATCTCGATGGAGATTCGCGGCGCCGGAAAGATTGCCCAGGAAGCAGTTTCTGCGCTTCGTGATCATGCCGAGACGCTTCCGCGGACGGGAGACGTATCGATTTTTATCCGTGAAATGGAACAGGCTACGGGTATTCTGCTCGCCACACGCCCGACCGCCGTCTCTCTTCCTAATGCCATTCAGATCGTTATGCGGGACGTCCGCTCTTCTAAAAACGAGGAAGCGGCACGGCGGAACCTGCGGGAAAAAGCAAACGAGTTCATCTGGTCTTCCAGGACCGCTCTCGACCGCATCTCCGTAATGGGAGCAAATCATATTCCCGACGGGAGTGTTATCATGACGCACTGTAATTCCAGTGCGGCTCTTGGTAGCATCATCGAAGCAAAACGTCAGGGAAAAGATATCGAAGTCTATGCAACCGAAGTCCGCCCGTGGAATCAGGGGAGAATCACGATCAAGACCCTCAATGAGCATGAGATCCCGACAACCTATATCGTTGACTCGGCAGCCCGGACGATGATGAAAGAGGTCGATCTCGTTATTGTCGGGGCCGACGCGATCACCGTGAACGGAGCGGTAGTAAATAAGATCGGCACGTCCCAGATCGCCCTCTGTGCTCACGAGGCCCGCAAAAACGTGATCGTGACCGCCGAGACCTACAAGTTTGCTCCGCGGACGATTCTCGGCGAACGCATCCAGATCGAGGAACGTCCGACAGACGAAGTCCTTCCTGACGATATTGCTGCCGGACTGCCGTTTGTCCGGATCAAAAACCCGGTGTTTGATGTTACGCCGGCCGAATATATTGATCTCATAATTACCGAAGCAGGCGCGATTCCCCCGCATCTTGCATTTACGATCATGCGCGAGTACCTCGGATGGGGACTTGACGAGTTACAGAACCAGTTTCTGAGTCTGGAGAAAGACTAA
- a CDS encoding RuBisCO large subunit C-terminal-like domain-containing protein → MNDLIATYYFKPKSGVTPEFAAQAISEEQTTGTWTDISTVNEKTAYVHAFDGEVLEVVPSGEGFETKLRYSYEIFEPGNIPQYLSVIAGNLFGLGKLESVRLLDIDIPKGLDGTGPKFGIEGVRKLTGTETTRRPHVGTIIKPKVGLTPKDTAAVAYQAAIGGVDLIKDDETLTDQKLCPRMERLEMVMEALDKAKDETGRQVLYALNVTTGGDRILEAASSAVRMGANMLMVDVLTAGFSAVQCLASDPSITVPIHVHRTMHGALTRNPVHGIAMRPIAKLVRVCGGDQLHTGTVSGKMGGKAAEILGDNAVLTRPAGNLLPVFPVASGGLHPGKVHAEITTLGNEIVLQAGGGIHGHPDGTAAGARAMRQAVDAALLGVSAEEYAKTHIELRKALEKWGSA, encoded by the coding sequence ATGAATGATTTAATTGCCACGTATTACTTCAAACCAAAATCGGGAGTGACTCCTGAATTTGCAGCCCAGGCGATCAGCGAGGAGCAGACGACCGGGACCTGGACCGATATTTCGACCGTGAACGAGAAGACCGCCTACGTTCACGCCTTCGACGGCGAAGTTCTCGAGGTCGTTCCGTCGGGTGAAGGTTTCGAAACGAAACTACGTTACTCATATGAAATTTTTGAGCCGGGAAACATCCCCCAGTATCTCTCGGTCATTGCCGGGAATTTGTTTGGTCTCGGCAAACTCGAGTCCGTGCGCCTTCTCGACATCGATATCCCCAAAGGTCTTGACGGGACCGGACCCAAGTTCGGGATCGAGGGGGTCCGCAAACTCACCGGTACCGAAACGACCCGCCGCCCGCATGTCGGGACGATCATCAAACCGAAGGTGGGTCTGACCCCGAAGGATACTGCCGCCGTTGCCTATCAGGCCGCGATCGGCGGTGTCGATCTGATCAAAGACGATGAGACGCTGACCGATCAGAAGTTATGTCCGCGCATGGAGAGACTGGAGATGGTCATGGAAGCGCTTGATAAGGCAAAGGATGAGACCGGCCGGCAGGTTTTGTATGCGCTGAACGTGACTACGGGCGGGGACCGGATCCTCGAGGCCGCTTCCAGTGCCGTGAGGATGGGAGCAAACATGCTTATGGTCGATGTTCTGACAGCCGGTTTTTCCGCGGTCCAATGTCTTGCATCTGATCCCTCAATCACCGTTCCTATCCACGTCCACCGGACGATGCATGGTGCGCTGACGAGAAATCCCGTACACGGTATTGCGATGCGGCCGATTGCAAAACTGGTCCGTGTCTGCGGCGGAGATCAGCTTCACACAGGTACGGTTTCCGGAAAGATGGGTGGGAAAGCTGCCGAGATCCTTGGAGACAACGCCGTCTTGACCCGGCCTGCCGGAAATCTTCTTCCGGTATTCCCGGTGGCCTCCGGTGGTCTCCACCCGGGAAAAGTCCACGCCGAGATCACTACACTTGGAAACGAGATCGTTCTTCAGGCGGGAGGCGGGATCCACGGTCATCCCGACGGAACGGCCGCCGGGGCCCGTGCGATGCGGCAGGCAGTGGATGCGGCTCTTCTCGGCGTGAGTGCCGAAGAGTATGCCAAGACGCATATCGAACTGAGAAAAGCACTGGAGAAATGGGGTTCAGCCTGA
- the dapF gene encoding diaminopimelate epimerase: MTIKFPKHDLRSIAFTKLHGNGNDFILIDEMAQVIIPDDMKAQFAVVYCDRRFGIGGDGVLFISKSDKADIRMRLFQPDASEAEMCGNGIRCLSKYAFDKEYAKKKAFSVETLAGVMQVRVGYDSDGDFMATIDMGTAVYDESREIDGMTVYSVNTGVPHAVIFVGNVDGIAINEVAPTIRHHSSFPKGTNVNFVQITGSSEIVIRTFERGVEGETLSCGTGSTASALIAAKTGKVHGSVVHVKTVGGPLDITVGEIPQMTGPAATVFAGEIQY; this comes from the coding sequence ATGACCATCAAGTTCCCGAAGCATGACCTTAGGTCAATAGCATTCACGAAACTTCACGGAAACGGAAATGACTTCATTTTGATCGATGAAATGGCTCAGGTCATTATTCCGGATGATATGAAGGCCCAGTTTGCTGTTGTGTACTGTGACCGGAGATTCGGTATCGGAGGGGACGGTGTCCTCTTTATCTCTAAGTCCGACAAGGCCGACATCCGCATGAGATTATTCCAGCCGGATGCAAGCGAGGCAGAGATGTGCGGGAATGGGATCCGCTGTCTTTCCAAGTATGCCTTCGATAAAGAGTATGCCAAGAAGAAGGCTTTCTCGGTCGAGACCCTTGCCGGCGTGATGCAGGTTCGTGTCGGTTATGATTCCGACGGGGATTTCATGGCCACCATCGACATGGGAACTGCAGTTTATGATGAGAGCCGCGAGATCGACGGCATGACTGTGTATTCGGTAAACACCGGTGTTCCGCATGCGGTGATTTTTGTCGGCAATGTTGACGGTATTGCGATCAACGAAGTCGCGCCAACGATTCGTCACCACTCCTCATTCCCCAAAGGAACCAACGTCAACTTTGTCCAGATCACCGGGTCGTCCGAGATCGTTATTCGTACCTTTGAACGCGGTGTCGAGGGCGAGACACTTTCCTGCGGGACCGGTTCGACGGCGTCGGCACTTATCGCCGCAAAGACCGGCAAGGTCCACGGAAGTGTTGTTCACGTAAAGACCGTCGGAGGTCCTCTCGACATCACCGTTGGAGAAATCCCGCAGATGACCGGGCCCGCCGCTACGGTCTTTGCTGGAGAAATCCAGTATTAA
- a CDS encoding EhaF family protein, which translates to MKEGQDAKDCPAKKARGTFAPFQKLSCYLSTIENLPKLYAICVCLIIVFGLCSVPFIAYEENQLYPKSLDPTSSLNPYDRGGIPFTDPADIISQYPENEPILGYVTAYLTPASQLLADYTLHLGTTIVSHPGGILDEILYYTRGFDTIVEASILFCAFAIAAFLYRRSKE; encoded by the coding sequence ATGAAGGAAGGTCAGGATGCCAAAGACTGCCCGGCAAAAAAGGCACGCGGAACGTTTGCGCCGTTCCAGAAACTCTCCTGCTACCTCTCGACGATAGAGAATCTGCCGAAGCTTTACGCAATCTGTGTATGCCTGATCATCGTTTTTGGTTTATGTTCCGTTCCCTTCATTGCTTATGAAGAGAACCAGCTTTATCCAAAATCGCTTGATCCGACCAGTTCCCTGAATCCGTATGACCGCGGCGGGATTCCGTTCACAGACCCGGCCGACATCATTTCCCAGTATCCGGAAAACGAACCGATCCTCGGATATGTGACCGCATATCTCACTCCGGCGAGCCAGCTCCTTGCAGACTACACGCTCCATCTCGGGACAACGATCGTTTCCCACCCCGGCGGTATTCTGGATGAGATTCTCTATTATACTCGGGGTTTTGATACCATTGTCGAAGCCAGCATTCTCTTCTGTGCGTTTGCGATTGCGGCGTTTCTTTACCGGAGGTCGAAAGAATGA
- a CDS encoding 4Fe-4S binding protein, which translates to MTLFTYLREFCRLSWIKAVFTVKTPPLTKPTYFRDFPELTGKECTHCLACKMICPCPGAIDVVQTEGVWNPQITQGHCVRCGYCVEACPEGVLTSGDLLARKKEQGLSFSHEYIIRIDKEKCMGCGNCATACPVNREIDPHMGAGGTSLSDDVLIRVEHGKNTVKHNERCKGCKVCMDTCPNGAIHVVRNVVALQEER; encoded by the coding sequence ATGACGCTTTTTACCTATCTCCGTGAATTCTGCCGCCTGTCCTGGATCAAGGCAGTCTTCACCGTAAAAACCCCTCCGCTGACGAAACCTACTTACTTCCGGGACTTCCCCGAACTTACCGGAAAGGAATGCACGCACTGTCTCGCCTGTAAAATGATCTGTCCCTGTCCGGGTGCGATCGACGTTGTCCAGACGGAAGGCGTTTGGAATCCTCAGATCACGCAGGGACACTGCGTTCGATGTGGATACTGCGTGGAAGCATGTCCCGAGGGTGTTCTAACAAGCGGCGATCTCCTCGCACGCAAGAAAGAGCAGGGACTCTCCTTTTCCCATGAATACATCATCAGAATCGACAAAGAAAAATGCATGGGCTGTGGAAACTGTGCGACGGCGTGTCCGGTGAACCGGGAAATCGATCCGCATATGGGAGCCGGCGGCACGTCACTTTCGGATGATGTTCTGATACGTGTCGAACACGGAAAAAACACGGTCAAGCACAATGAACGATGCAAGGGGTGCAAAGTGTGCATGGATACCTGCCCGAACGGTGCGATCCATGTAGTTCGAAATGTAGTTGCTTTGCAGGAGGAACGATAA
- a CDS encoding DUF2108 domain-containing protein — translation MTDLILILAIFLALFGGIAALVVKSAFDKLICLGILTAGAVLFLVEKGYLDVAIVVSLLMPIGTIFILLLLGKKQEAAK, via the coding sequence ATGACCGACCTGATTCTGATCCTGGCAATCTTTCTGGCTCTCTTTGGAGGGATAGCCGCTCTTGTGGTGAAGTCCGCATTCGACAAACTCATTTGTCTTGGAATCCTGACAGCCGGCGCAGTCCTCTTTCTTGTGGAAAAAGGATATCTCGATGTGGCGATCGTCGTCTCGCTTCTCATGCCGATTGGAACCATCTTCATTCTGCTTCTTCTCGGCAAAAAGCAGGAGGCGGCTAAATGA
- a CDS encoding NADH-quinone oxidoreductase subunit H, whose amino-acid sequence MIEFILFLIFAVFFGLLLHGIHRKVIARIQKRPGPPIWQEILHTLKFSFKQTWIPRTASQVMYVAIVLIAIGIWTAALYVFWIGGSLILIFAFYMLHKIVEHGTGLSSGSPYTKFGAIRSVMSAAAELPLLVTVSVVYLFTGTLTISGIAGWEAANVPLIGIALPAAVSLYLIILSKAHYGPFSVIEAKELVSGYWTEHFGGWRALLNIALSLKTFVLISFFIVVFIGILPWWLFLIVMILVMISVSFICATTPMLTPYNTVLIQTIWTCVVCIYGVIVWLVMIS is encoded by the coding sequence ATGATCGAGTTCATTCTTTTCCTGATCTTTGCGGTCTTCTTCGGTCTTCTTCTCCACGGAATCCACCGAAAGGTCATCGCACGGATTCAGAAACGTCCGGGGCCCCCGATCTGGCAGGAGATCCTTCATACCCTGAAGTTCTCCTTCAAACAGACGTGGATCCCAAGGACCGCGAGTCAGGTCATGTATGTTGCGATCGTTCTGATCGCGATCGGGATATGGACCGCAGCACTGTATGTTTTCTGGATCGGCGGAAGTCTGATTCTGATCTTTGCCTTTTACATGCTCCATAAAATCGTGGAGCACGGAACGGGTCTTTCGTCAGGATCACCCTACACCAAATTCGGTGCGATCAGGTCGGTTATGTCTGCAGCCGCAGAACTTCCGCTCCTAGTCACCGTTTCGGTTGTCTATCTTTTCACCGGCACACTCACCATATCCGGAATTGCCGGATGGGAAGCTGCAAACGTTCCGCTTATTGGCATCGCTTTGCCCGCGGCAGTCTCGCTCTATCTCATTATTCTTTCGAAGGCACACTACGGTCCCTTCTCCGTGATCGAGGCAAAAGAGCTCGTCTCGGGATACTGGACCGAGCATTTCGGCGGATGGCGGGCTCTTCTGAACATTGCTCTTTCCTTAAAGACATTCGTGCTGATCTCCTTCTTCATCGTCGTGTTCATTGGAATTCTGCCCTGGTGGCTTTTCCTCATTGTCATGATCCTCGTGATGATTTCGGTCTCGTTTATCTGCGCAACGACCCCTATGCTCACTCCGTACAACACGGTCCTTATCCAGACGATCTGGACCTGTGTTGTCTGTATTTACGGAGTAATCGTCTGGCTGGTGATGATATCATGA
- a CDS encoding EhaG family protein has protein sequence MIEFFADMDLIYKIGLVVAFIAIIVAFSAVVRERDEISLLIIVDLIEITGLVVIALLATDLAEALILPGLVVGVAEIMAVSELWLVKEGLQNVRPVRRLDIEVLHTAPPIIGALLVAYGIFLTGFTGGLIAGLGLALFFLGKSTTENFLSSENASGYAWVLWVLAFLIFILFPSQWFLALMAAAVGIMIKVMAKIALVGTMRGDGS, from the coding sequence ATGATCGAATTTTTTGCGGATATGGATCTTATCTATAAAATCGGGCTTGTCGTTGCCTTTATCGCGATCATAGTCGCGTTTTCTGCGGTCGTCAGGGAAAGAGACGAAATCAGCCTGCTCATCATCGTTGATTTAATAGAAATAACCGGTCTTGTCGTTATCGCACTTCTTGCGACCGATCTTGCCGAAGCGCTCATTCTCCCTGGACTTGTGGTGGGAGTTGCCGAGATCATGGCAGTCTCAGAATTGTGGCTTGTCAAGGAAGGACTTCAGAATGTCAGACCGGTTCGCCGTCTCGACATCGAAGTCCTGCATACTGCCCCGCCGATCATCGGCGCACTTCTTGTGGCCTATGGTATTTTCCTCACCGGATTCACCGGCGGCCTTATTGCGGGTCTTGGTCTTGCCTTGTTCTTCCTTGGAAAATCGACGACGGAAAATTTCCTTTCGTCGGAGAATGCATCGGGCTATGCCTGGGTACTCTGGGTTCTGGCATTTCTGATCTTCATTCTCTTCCCGAGCCAGTGGTTCCTTGCCCTTATGGCCGCCGCGGTTGGAATCATGATCAAAGTAATGGCAAAGATAGCTCTCGTTGGAACCATGCGGGGTGACGGATCATGA
- a CDS encoding alpha/beta fold hydrolase: MKSHVKILFLIGYTTLMDDVDPDLISLFAENYHVYLYDHRGMGHTTRDVEPYQFMQLVDDADSLIGALGYEKMYIFGHSMGSMITQHLLIYYPENVTKAALCSTTFSVDTNETAVLRQMVESNIANPDTDKGVYLESLAVLSMQSTLANLSSVNINTLVIGGTADPLTPIEDAYTVAGAINGAWFTPFIGADHSVPYEMKDEIVPLVHLFFQNSEVYTS; the protein is encoded by the coding sequence ATGAAATCTCATGTAAAAATCCTGTTTCTGATTGGGTATACCACCCTTATGGATGATGTCGATCCCGATCTGATAAGTCTGTTCGCCGAGAATTATCATGTTTATCTCTATGATCATCGCGGCATGGGGCATACCACGAGGGATGTTGAACCCTATCAGTTTATGCAGCTGGTTGATGATGCCGATTCATTGATCGGGGCTCTTGGATACGAAAAGATGTACATTTTCGGCCATTCCATGGGATCGATGATCACGCAGCATTTGTTGATTTATTACCCCGAGAATGTAACAAAAGCGGCCCTCTGCTCAACAACATTCAGTGTAGACACGAATGAAACTGCTGTACTCCGGCAGATGGTTGAAAGTAATATTGCAAATCCCGATACCGATAAGGGCGTATATCTGGAATCGTTAGCCGTTCTTTCGATGCAAAGTACGCTTGCAAATCTTTCATCGGTCAACATCAACACGTTGGTTATTGGCGGAACGGCGGATCCTTTAACTCCTATAGAAGATGCCTACACCGTAGCCGGAGCAATTAACGGAGCATGGTTCACTCCTTTCATTGGTGCCGATCACAGTGTTCCGTATGAAATGAAGGATGAGATCGTACCGCTGGTACATCTGTTTTTCCAAAACAGCGAAGTATATACCTCTTAA
- a CDS encoding nickel-dependent hydrogenase large subunit, which yields MKKVVDVSLPVGPIHPCFKEPCRIKCETRGEHVVTTEVELGYVKKGIEKIMIGRPWQETIFLAERVCGICSVVHNTVIVEALEKISGISVPRRAELLRLILNELDRIQSHLLANYSYCYTIEHETLGMYLLNLRETAMDSIEMMTGTRVMSAYVVPGGVREDLSAENAANILAATDHIETELKRFVKMFETGPMIGLRSRGIGVLSMEDALASGVVGPTARATGLPRDARKDDPLYLEMGWHMITRKESDNYARIMLRFEELFQSLSLIRNGIVALEPGKIRNGGKMKAGRIKHTIEAPRGDLTYEIEIDDAGQVVFVSIQTPSIPNIEVATHAMMKNLASAADVTSTFISADPCIACAER from the coding sequence ATGAAAAAAGTCGTCGATGTATCCCTGCCGGTCGGCCCGATCCATCCCTGTTTCAAGGAACCCTGCAGGATCAAATGCGAAACGCGGGGGGAGCATGTCGTGACCACCGAAGTGGAACTTGGATACGTAAAAAAAGGGATCGAAAAGATCATGATCGGGCGACCCTGGCAGGAGACGATCTTTCTTGCGGAAAGAGTCTGCGGGATATGTTCCGTTGTTCACAACACGGTGATCGTCGAAGCTCTGGAAAAAATCAGCGGGATCAGTGTTCCAAGAAGAGCGGAACTTCTCCGCCTGATCCTTAATGAACTCGATCGTATTCAGAGTCATCTTCTTGCAAACTATTCATACTGCTACACGATCGAGCACGAAACGCTCGGCATGTATCTGCTGAATCTTCGTGAGACCGCCATGGATTCGATCGAAATGATGACCGGGACCCGGGTCATGTCGGCGTATGTGGTCCCAGGGGGCGTCCGTGAGGATCTTTCCGCGGAAAATGCGGCAAATATTCTTGCAGCCACCGATCATATCGAGACCGAACTGAAACGTTTCGTAAAGATGTTCGAGACCGGACCAATGATTGGCCTTAGGTCGAGAGGCATCGGTGTTCTTTCGATGGAAGATGCTTTGGCGTCGGGCGTGGTTGGTCCAACCGCCCGTGCAACCGGCCTTCCCCGCGATGCCAGAAAGGATGATCCTCTGTATCTGGAGATGGGCTGGCATATGATTACCCGGAAGGAAAGCGACAATTATGCCAGGATCATGCTCAGATTCGAGGAACTTTTCCAGTCTCTGTCTCTTATCCGAAACGGCATCGTGGCGCTTGAGCCGGGAAAGATCCGGAACGGCGGCAAAATGAAAGCGGGCCGCATCAAACACACCATTGAAGCGCCGAGAGGCGATCTCACCTACGAGATCGAAATCGACGATGCCGGTCAGGTGGTTTTCGTCTCGATTCAGACTCCGTCGATTCCAAACATCGAAGTTGCGACCCATGCGATGATGAAAAATCTGGCATCCGCGGCTGATGTGACCTCAACGTTCATCAGTGCAGATCCCTGTATTGCCTGTGCGGAGCGGTAA
- a CDS encoding HAD-IC family P-type ATPase, whose product MTVGIVFDSAGTLLKTNRAVKNIKSETLLNDSPETTMLTFEDPDRILVLLNVSSSGMMKIPPEKNLSTYLKEADVVFGISCGRKIIDAECVGKILFSDPVCRVADLQDVIKACWQIVSKEAESFAMNTGVIVNLRTNEIEFTLAAAGYPFPGVREMISTLHQKGVAVYIASGDRTSKLELIADRIGIPRERVYGVATPVTKARIVTSLKHDYDIVVMVGDGINDLSAMRAADVSVLTLQQKGERPEALLKQAEYIIDDIRDVIGIVDKFNADDE is encoded by the coding sequence ATGACTGTTGGGATAGTTTTTGATAGTGCCGGAACGCTTCTGAAAACGAATCGCGCCGTCAAAAATATTAAGAGTGAAACACTTCTGAACGACAGCCCGGAAACAACCATGCTGACCTTCGAGGATCCCGACCGGATCCTCGTCCTATTGAATGTCAGCTCGAGCGGCATGATGAAAATCCCGCCGGAAAAAAACCTTTCAACATATCTGAAAGAGGCTGATGTGGTATTCGGCATAAGCTGCGGAAGAAAAATCATCGATGCCGAATGTGTGGGAAAGATTCTTTTTTCCGATCCCGTCTGCCGGGTTGCCGATCTGCAGGATGTCATCAAAGCCTGCTGGCAGATCGTATCCAAAGAAGCCGAGTCGTTTGCCATGAATACCGGCGTCATCGTCAATCTCCGGACAAACGAGATCGAGTTCACGCTTGCAGCCGCCGGCTATCCGTTCCCGGGAGTTCGGGAAATGATCTCCACGCTCCACCAGAAAGGAGTGGCGGTCTACATCGCTTCAGGGGACCGGACCTCAAAACTGGAACTGATCGCGGACAGAATAGGAATCCCGCGGGAACGTGTCTACGGCGTAGCAACGCCGGTGACAAAAGCACGGATCGTAACCAGCCTCAAACATGACTACGACATTGTCGTCATGGTCGGGGACGGGATCAACGACCTCTCGGCTATGCGGGCTGCCGATGTTTCAGTACTGACATTGCAACAGAAGGGAGAGCGGCCCGAAGCCCTCCTTAAACAGGCGGAATACATAATAGACGATATTCGGGACGTAATCGGCATCGTGGACAAATTCAATGCCGACGATGAATAA
- a CDS encoding EhaE family protein — MIVQPEFVVGCILLLAGVIFTAYPRDKTYLTRLINMEVAEFGLVFIMLGFNETLALVTFVAVNVVTTLIFVRVIEKKEGS, encoded by the coding sequence ATGATCGTTCAGCCCGAGTTTGTGGTGGGGTGCATTCTCTTACTGGCCGGTGTTATCTTCACCGCGTATCCGCGTGACAAAACCTATCTTACCCGGCTCATCAACATGGAAGTAGCCGAGTTCGGTCTAGTTTTTATCATGCTCGGTTTCAACGAAACTCTCGCTCTTGTTACGTTCGTCGCCGTAAACGTCGTGACCACGCTGATCTTTGTTCGCGTGATCGAGAAAAAGGAGGGATCATGA